A genomic window from Montipora capricornis isolate CH-2021 chromosome 8, ASM3666992v2, whole genome shotgun sequence includes:
- the LOC138059205 gene encoding uncharacterized protein, whose translation MDDKKAHSIEFPFSLPSELWLAIFKKFHPVYDDLFLLSVVCKSWRSLLISKPDPTLWENIAVRNVRNCCLKNIMLPRFKAILKRFGGHVKLIRLQKCHELFTEILLLRASSLSVLCTLEIAGMSWSKKLLLELRCRTSLKNVFIEASSVISDGLFNVDDLAFIVESFPQVKNLSLQFTLFNSNSVAAVKDIVSSKYSNHISCLLLERVRMEASDLRDIVKQSGRLKTFGYGNDQVHRLLSIQQLQLNSSSLVEMELFQIRNFAEFYFVFPNLKSLILNGCTSVWELNINAPALRTLHLVLCVEVRNLNKVFANSLRELRLRRCNALIPDELVSLLVRNPDIKTLELEVYWTSLRIDHHSAPSLEDINIFDNGERLMVVDIQCPKLQHVHIKKSMTRSTILKTVSISSSDMKRIVLNDVPYLRKLVIDANTVQYLEVHFERRLNHVKPFEFTWLNFRGRMGPVMINHLILKHCNLKALVFSRCYIQHVSMEYCNLDCLIGNIIFQCGNVKSLTLQNCYGPCQLNLSSDYLKEVHLVSCTSLLMDHINLACPSLEVLNVSGLSSLPSQEEVNSIASNVREFSPFLGTVQYSH comes from the coding sequence ATGGATGATAAAAAAGCACATAGCATTGAGTTTCCTTTCAGTTTGCCGTCAGAACTGTGGTTGGCCATTTTTAAGAAATTTCATCCAGTCTACGATGATCTCTTTTTGCTCAGCGTAGTATGCAAGAGTTGGCGTAGTCTTCTAATCAGTAAACCAGATCCCACTTTATGGGAGAACATCGCTGTCAGAAATGTCAGAAACTGTTGCCTCAAAAACATTATGTTGCCCAGATTCAAAGCTATCCTAAAGAGATTTGGTGGTCATGTAAAGCTTATTCGATTGCAGAAATGCCATGAGCTTTTCACTGAGATTCTTCTTCTTCGTGCTTCTTCTCTTTCCGTTTTGTGTACTCTTGAGATAGCAGGAATGTCTTGGTCAAAGAAACTTCTTCTAGAGCTTAGGTGCCGAACGTCTTTAAAGAATGTCTTTATAGAGGCTTCATCTGTCATCTCAGATGGACTTTTTAATGTAGATGATTTGGCCTTTATTGTTGAGAGTTTCCCTCAAGTGAAAAACCTTAGTTTACAATTCACATTGTTTAATTCAAATTCAGTTGCTGCAGTGAAAGATATTGTTTCTTCCAAATACAGCAACCATATAAGTTGCCTACTTCTAGAAAGGGTAAGAATGGAGGCTTCAGATCTCAGAGACATTGTGAAACAATCTGGAAGACTGAAAACATTTGGCTACGGTAATGATCAAGTTCATCGTTTGCTATCCATTCAACAGCTTCAATTGAATTCCAGTTCACTGGTAGAAATGGAGCTATTTCAGATCAGAAACTTTGCTGAGTTCTATTTCGTGTTCCCCAATCTGAAGAGCCTGATCTTAAATGGGTGCACTTCAGTCTGGGAACTGAACATTAATGCACCAGCGTTAAGGACTCTTCATCTAGTGCTCTGTGTTGAGGTCCGTAATCTCAACAAAGTTTTTGCAAATTCCCTTCGTGAATTAAGACTTAGAAGATGTAATGCTCTTATCCCAGATGAACTGGTCAGTCTTTTGGTTAGAAACCCAGATATCAAGACACTTGAACTTGAGGTTTACTGGACTAGTTTAAGGATAGACCATCATTCAGCCCCTTCACTGGAAGATATCAATATATTTGATAATGGCGAACGTCTGATGGTAGTAGACATTCAGTGTCCCAAACTGCAGCATGTGCACATCAAAAAGTCCATGACAAGGTCAACTATTTTGAAAACTGTATCAATATCATCAAGTGATATGAAGAGGATTGTTCTTAATGATGTACCTTACTTGCGTAAACTTGTTATTGATGCTAACACTGTCCAGTATCTGGAGGTGCACTTTGAAAGGAGGTTGAATCATGTCAAACCATTTGAATTCACTTGGCTTAATTTTAGAGGCAGAATGGGCCCTGTGATGATCAACCATCTCATTTTGAAGCATTGTAATTTAAAAGCTTTGGTGTTTTCGAGATGTTACATTCAGCATGTATCCATGGAATACTGCAATCTCGACTGTCTAATTGGCAACATTATTTTTCAGTGTGGTAATGTAAAGTCTCTCACCTTGCAGAATTGTTATGGGCCTTGCCAGCTCAATTTAAGCAGTGACTACCTGAAGGAAGTCCATCTTGTCTCCTGTACATCTTTGCTGATGGATCACATCAATTTGGCTTGTCCATCTCTTGAAGTGCTAAATGTTTCAGGATTGTCATCTTTGCCCAGTCAAGAGGAAGTAAATTCCATTGCCAGTAATGTCAGAGAATTCTCTCCATTTCTTGGAACTGTACAATACTCGCATTAG